From Coccinella septempunctata chromosome 4, icCocSept1.1, whole genome shotgun sequence, a single genomic window includes:
- the LOC123310906 gene encoding cuticle protein CP14.6-like: protein MRLRRIFFYVFHFFQVWILVAAIGLVSSRPQDYKSNFQLASPIYITKYIYDLLPDQSYFYSYEQNDEQKKFERGYIRPGPTPEEDINTVEGSYSYVGPDGQNYNVTYTADENGFQPSGDHIPMSAGVKPKLGISSAALASLSG from the exons cgaagaatatttttttatgttttccacttttttcagGTATGGATCTTGGTCGCTGCCATTGGCCTTGTGTCTTCCAGACCACAAGATTACAAATCAAATTTCCAGCTTGCAAGCCCAATTTATATAACCAAATACATTTATGACCTTCTACCCGATCAAAGCTATTTTTACTC atatgagCAGAATGATGAGCAGAAAAAATTCGAAAGAGGGTATATAAGACCAGGACCAACACCTGAAGAGGATATAAATACCGTTGAGGGTTCCTATTCCTACGTGGGACCAGATGGCCAAAATTACAATGTGACGTACACGGCTGACGAGAATGGTTTCCAACCATCAGGTGATCACATCCCCATGTCAGCTGGAGTTAAGCCAAAACTAGGAATTTCATCGGCTGCTCTCGCATCATTGTCTGGTTGA